Genomic DNA from Anguilla anguilla isolate fAngAng1 chromosome 17, fAngAng1.pri, whole genome shotgun sequence:
GCtcgtcctctctcctctctccgcaGTGCCCAACGACCTCACTcctgaggagcagcaggagctggagaacaTCCGCCGCCGCAAGCTGGAGCTACTGGAGGACATTCAGGTACTGACCTCTCACCTCTGAcccctctgcctgtctgtgcctgtctgtgcttgTCTGTTTCTGCCTGTTTGTGCCTGTCTgttcctgcctgtctgtgcctgtctgtacctgtctgtgcttgtctgttcctgtctgtgcttgtctgttcctgcctgtctgtgcctgtctgtgctaGTCTgttcctgcctgtctgtgcctgtctgtgcttgtctgttcctgcctgtctgtgcctgtctgtacctgtctgttcctgcctgtctgcctgtcttctGTCTTAGTCCCCATCTGTGCCTCTCCTGACAGCAGTCTGGGATTGTGATCAGTATGGGATTGGGGATGTCTCTGTTTAGTGAGACTCGGGGATGTGAGCCGAGCCTGAGACCTGATTGAGGTTCTTCTGCTATGGTTTATCCATGGCTGGAAGGTATGACATGGAGCGTGTGCAGTGTTAACAGTGCACTGCACAGCTCTGCTGTCATATgcagtgttgtgctgtgttctgcagtGACCTGCCGGTGCCTGCAGTGATCTACAGTGAGCTACGGTCATCTATAGGGTCTGGCACTGCCTGGCATTGCTATGAAATGATCTCCAGCATTATGATGTTCTTCAGTGATCTGCAGTGTTAGCCAGTGATCTTCACTGACAGTGTTCCGCAGTGTTCTTCAGTGATCTGCAGTGTTAGCCAGTGATCTTCACTGACAGTGTTCTGCTCTGCAGTACTGTGAGGAGCAGTAGGTGCAGCCAGGCGTTCGGTTCATCTCCAGGCTGTGTATTTGctgatttttcattaaaaattcacTCCCTCCACTCACTTCAGTCTCCTCTGAGCAGCCGAACTCAAATTAATTCCATAAAACCCCCCCCGGCGTTTCTGCCCAGGGTAAGTGAGGTCAGGTTGGGTCCtttcccagcaggctttgcggTTATTCACAGGGGATCTCCTAGCAGTGAACAGCGTGAGCAGCAACATGCTAGCAGGATGTGGGTTCTCCAAACTCCCGGTGCAGTCGAGTGCTTAAGAAAGTAATGCAGAGCCAAGCTACCGACTGGCACTGGCGGGTGTGAGAAGCCCTGTGAGATCCATACTCTGAGAGGACCCGCACAGATCACGTGACATCAGCGACTCATCAAACCAATCACTGACCAGCACTCAACGGCTTCACCTGCAGTGGGGTTCGTGAATCTCTTGGGACTCTTCATCGTTCAGGTCTGGTCCCGGTTTGTTGGTGACATTGGGTTTTATATTtagctccaaaaaaaaaaaaaagaatacattacTGAATCGAAATTGATTATTGTCCCTCATACAGAAACcgtagattttttttgtcatgttttgggATGTTTTCATCGAGGTCTGTGTACaagaaatatctctgaactcAAAGGTCAATGAAGTTGGTTAGAACCCTCGTGACTAAACCACACTGTTGGGTTGCTAAGTGGAACATCTTGTGCATGAGATGCAGGAGTTTTTTGCAGGTCACCAACGTTATGTTAACTGATTGCCTGAAACTCAAGGATGTGGGTTATTCGGCCAGTTTGAAGAGATGTAGGGGTGTAGagtttttggggaggggggagtggagagagagtgcCCAGAGGGTCTGGGAAATCTTGTTTCCCTGATGTTCCAATATTTACTGGCATTGCTCACATAATCTAATCACTGCTACGGCAATGTCAGTTATGCTGATTCTATTATCTAATGAGACACTATGGACAGCTGGAGACTGGACGGCATATTGGTGACTTTTAAAGTCAACTCAAACCAAAttccttatagcctacattccTTATACATTCCATATGGTTTGGTCCCACGCCTACTCCTCCTTcccagaccccacccccccccatccgtaATCTCTCCCCACAAAATGTCTGCCTGCTGGTTCTGAttggaggggtgaggggttgcctggagggggtgggtgtggccttgTTTAATGGGCCGCAGTTGTGGCCCGGCCTTGGCCGGTTTGGGAATAAACCCAAACGCAGCAGGTGTGACTCGACCCACTTTCCTGCCCTCAACATTCCCTAATCCATTCTACTGACCcgcccctgagcccccccccccccccaagcgtgTCAcagcctcccctccccagcTTGTCCTCCACTGGAGAAAGCTGATATCGGAGGAATCTGTTATGAAAAGGTACCGCTGCCTTTTCCCTGAGCCCTGATttaaagagaaacagaaggatGGGTGGAACATGAAAGTGGAGAGCGCTGGGGTTCACGAGTGGAGATGGAGAAGAAGGGCTTTAACCTTGAAGCTAGCTGTGCACTGAAACCCTGGGAGACGGACAGCTATTCTCAGCTGCTGAACTCTGGGGTGTAGCCCCTGGGGGAAGgcactgacctctgacctggaaGGAATTGGCTCAGCAGGGAGCCGTGGCTAGGCTGGCCTGAATCTCCTGcccctgctgaatgtgtgtgtgtgtgtgtgtcaggtcaTGGTTGTATGCAATTGTAGTAGGATGATAGCaatatgtaagtgtgtgcgtgtgtgtgtgtgtgtatctgtgtttatgtatgtgtgtgtgtgcatgcttgtatgtgtgtgtgtgtgtgtgcgtgtgtgcgtgtgtgtgtgtgtgtgtgtgtgtgtgtgtgcgtgcttgtatgtatctgtgtgtgtgtgtgcgtgcttgtgtgtgtgtgtgtgtgtgtgtgtgtgtgtgcatgcttgtatgtgtgtgtgtgcttgtatgtgtgtatgtgtgtgtgtgtgtgtgcttgtacgtgtgtgtgtgtgtgtgtgtgtgtgtgtgtgtgtgtgtgtgtgtgtgtgtgtgcatgtgcgtgtgtctcccAGCCATTCCCCACACCCTCAGGCCCTCTCCGCTGCCTCTGGCTGTGCAGTGGCTGCAGCCGGATTGGCCGATCTGTGAGCGCGGGCAGGCGAGGGTTAAGCCCTTCGTTCAGAGTAATGAGCTTTACGGCGGTGCTGCTTAGGGCTAATCGCGCCGGATCAATGCGGCGCGCGCTGCTCTCCGTTTCCTCCGCAGACAGCCTGAAATCTCCCAGCAGAGCCTCCCAAACGACTTCCAGGGCCGCCCGCGTCCGTAgcagactcactcactcactcactcagctcaGTTTTAGCCTCTGTTTGCTTTACTGGGAGAACCGAGGGGCAGTTGTGTTGCGAGAGGATGTCTCTCCAATGCAGCGGCAAGGCAGTATCGCTGGAATGTAATTACACAACAATATAACACGACTACGGCAACGTGCCATGATGAGAGAAAGTTTTTTGGTAAAGTACTGAAATAGAGACATGTCActtatgaaatggaaaaatgaagcTGAAGCCGTGTAAAATTGGGTGGTTTTAACGAAAGCGAGAGTCTCTATTGGATCACAGACAGTTTGTGGCAGTGTGAGATTCTGGTCTCCATCTGTCGTGCCGAGAGTTTCTCATCTTTGCTCTCAGTCTGCAGACTTATCTCACATTCTGCCTGCACTCTTATTCTGCCTtcccacacgcccccccccccccccccagcgcgtgattgaaaatgtattgagtCACGGCTGTTGAGGACACTGTCTCAGAGTATGGAATGTATTCCATGCCATCCACGTCTCAATGTATCATGGGACATGTAGTCCGGACAATAAAACCCCTTGTATTATATGGTTGTCCTGTCTGCAGAAACCCATATGATTGAGAGATCCTGAAGAGCTCATCTGGGCCATGTGGATGCTTAGTATGTGTTTATCCATTATGCACTTCAGTGTGGAGTAATTGATTTGAGCAAGCGACATGGGTTCCAGCTGTCAGAATTAAGAAGAGTGCCCTGCAGTTAGATTGAGTTTGGGTCTCGGGGAGAACAAATGAAATTGCAGATAGCTGAGGCCTCACTGACAGGTTTTTGCTTGGTGGGGATTCGCTTGATGAGCCTGCGTCCCTGGTGCCCGACCACACCCTCGCCCCCTCTCCGCTCCCTTCGTCCTTCCTCCTGCTCGCCGTTCCTCCCCTGATGCGTTttgggaagaggaggaggggcggtGGAGAAGGGCTGCCGGGCGCACGCCTCCTGCCTTATTAGATCTGCCTCCTTACTGTCAGTCCTGCTTAGCGCCGCTGCGCTCTGATTGGAGGGTGGGGGCTCCAGTGTAGGCCGCAAACGCCGAGGGCGAGCGCTGGCTGCCTGCCTGTCTACTTCCGTTTGCTTGCCTTCCTGTCGGTCtacttctctgtctgtctgtgtctgtctgtctgtgagtctctTGCTTTGCTCTTGCTGCTTTCCTTTCTGTGTACCAGTCTCTACGTCTGTCTGTCGgtatgtctgtctgcctgactgCCGGTCTTCATGCCTATCTGTATTTACCTGTCAGTTTACctcttctgtttgtgtgtctgttcatcCTTGTCCTGCTTGTCTAAGAGTCAGTCTTCCTGTCGATCTGTCTTTATCTCTCTTTGTCTGCTTGTCTGgctgcaggtcagtgtgtgtgtgtgtgtgtgtgtgtgtgtgtgtgtgtgtgtgtgtgtctgactgagtGCTTGCCACATGAATATAGGGAGTTACCTCAGGCTCTCTGGAGCATACTGAAAGCCCGTCCTGGGTGTGAGGGGCCCCTGGATACCGGCCGTAGCTCATGTGTGGGTCTGTCGGCATGCGGTGGCAGGTGCATGCTGGGGCTGGGGTCTGGACCGTTAGCCTGTCTCAGCGCTAACGCCGgcgcagcagggaggggaggtgaTGAGCCTGATGATGTCACCGAGGCGTGCTGATAAATGTCATaatttccccctccctccctacagCGCCTGAAGGATGAGATAGCAGAGGTGACCAATGAAATTGAAAACCTGGGCTCCACAGAggagaggtgagtgtgtgtgtgtgtctgtctctgtgtgtgtctggtgtgtgtgtgtgtgtgtgtgtgagtgagagagagggatgggctGTGTCGGGGAGAagtgagctgtgtgctgaaagTGGCTTTCACTTTAAATGAGATGGAAAGTCGGTGAGTAACCCCATTAGACAGAGATATTTAACATCCTGCCATTTTCCCAGGACATACGCCCTACCATCTTCAAAAAcgcctttttaaatgtttcaacaGCCTGTCCCACATagatgggggaggtggggggaggggggggttctgaATAATTCAGGGGTGTCTTGGTGGAGGAGATCCATGTGTCCCAtgaggaagggggaaggggaaggggaggggggcatgccGGCCAGGAGCAACATTAGTCATTTATGTGTTATGGGAGGGGGGCAATTCTATTCTCTTCTAATCATCTACTGTACATCTACTTGCCTTTAAAATCTATTAAGAtatgataaatgtatttagattattattattattatcattattcagTTCCATTTCTAAAGGCCATTTTTCtattcagtatgtgtgtgcgtttgttatAAAGATAATTTATCTGGTTTGAGAGAGGTGATGTCACCATGGTGATGCCTGTGAGCTCACGATGCCCCCACTCCCCTGTGCAATTGTTCTGTCAGCCAATAAGTAAGTGGGCCACACCCATGAGCACATTATGAGTCCACTTATGTAATGGAATTAAGTTCTATTTTATCTGGAGACAATGAGTATTGTCTGAGCACCCAGATTGCACTGAATATGAATCATTGGAGTGAATGGGCAACAGAAATGGATTAGCCTGCACTGGATGGTTATATTGAtggtattattatcattataatagGCTTTTATGCACTTATATCTTGTTCATCCAGCCAGACTAACTGAAGCATGTATCGCGTTCAAAGGGTCTGTTGCTACACCACACCCTCCGGGATTTAAGCCTGATTTGAACCCTTTAGAACGGGTCCCACACTCCTTGAATATAATTGAAAATCTTAAAATTGAATGGAAAGATAATATGAAGAACTTCAAGAGTACGTAATTGTACAGGTTACATCACAAATGGAATGTTCTAGCCCTAGATGAATATCAGGGGTGCTGAAACTGTCAGTACCTCTGTGGGGAAAGATTTGCAAgagatgcagacagacagacatagtcacttcctgtttgcttgCTTGGTCATAGTTGGTTAGGCAGAAATGCCGCCATGCCGACAGACATTCATCCAATGACATAGCTGTCTTTTTTCATGTTGTATGTATATTACTAACTATTGGAACACCTTTATTTTGTAGGAAAAACATGCAGAGGAATAAACAGGTGGCTATGGGCCGTAAGAAATTCAACATGGACCCCAAAAAGGTATGTTTCAGTGGCAAGAGTCAGGGATTGGTTGTTGAAAATGACTCATTTTGTGTATTAATTGGTCATTTTATGTGGGTCTCTGTGATGATTGGTTACTTTGTGTAGGACGTATAGCTCTGTGTGGTAATTGATTACTCATTGGCTAGACTGGCTACTGCAGATGACTCAGTGTGCTGATTGGTTACTGGAGTGTGATTCTGTGCGTTTCTGGCCTCAGGGGATCCAGTTCCTGATTGAGAATGACCTGCTGAAGAACACCTGTGAGGACATCGCCCAGTTCCTCtacaagggggaggggcttaacaAGACCGCCATCGGGGACTATCTGGGGGAGAGGTAATGCGCCTGGGGGAGAGACAAGCCcctgcctgtgcatgtgtgcggcAGCTCGTTCGCCTGTGAGCACTACTCCACTCGGTTTGTGACTGGGCCCTGATAGACTGGGTCCTGCCCGGGGTTTTTAATGCCGCTCAGTGAAGCCTGTGATGTGTCCCACGTCCTGGAGGGATGCTATGTTTCTGAAAGCGGGACAGTCCCAGCCCTCTGCCTGTGGGTCAGGCTGTTGGAGGCCCCGCCCCGACGGGCGCTGCGTCCGAGGGTCGCCCGTCCCGCCCGTCCCGCCCGTCCCGCTGGTTTGCGCGTTTCCTTCTCGTAACCTTGGAGAGCTCGCCGGAGCGGGAAACGGGGGCCTCGCTGTGTCTCGTGGTCGCCGCCCCCCGTTTATGACGCAGCCTgcgggctgggcggggccagcagggGAAGGGCGGGGCCATGGAGGAGGGCACAGGGAAGGGGGAGCGCTGGGGAGAGACGGGTCCTTTGTTTTGCTTGAGCTGGCGCAGCGGGCAGAAATGATGTCATAGGCTGGGGGCTGGAGTCCACAGAATCGCTAATCAGTTTCATCAGAACAGTCCTGACTAAGGGAGCCAAACAGCAGGAGCTGCTCACCCTGATTTAATAACGCTGCTTCCAATCCACAGTTACGTATAAAATCATATCTGTATTATAGCCATGTTATTAATGCGTTTGAGCATCCCTTACCTCAGAGAGTGTTTTATGAAGCTGGGTCAATTGCTGGTGAACTGTTCAAGCTCTGTTAGATGGCCAATAAGGGTCTTCCCACCAATCTTCATCATGAGCCCCACTGGGGGTATCCCACAATCCCACTGGGGGTATCTCTGATTGAGAGGCCATGGAGGTCAGGAGTGAGGTAATGCTGTGGGAGAAACTGGATTGTTACGGAGTGTCTttctgtttgtgcctgtgtggtgtgagtggaTGAAGGGCATTTGTCACTGCGCGCCACTGTGATGACGGCCATGTTTCTGTTTCCGTCACAGAGACGATTTCAACATCCAGGTCCTGCATGCCTTTGTGGAGCTGCACGAGTTCACTGACCTGAATCTGGTGCAGGCCCTCAGGTATGCCGTCGCCATAGCGACCCTCAGCCCGGGCCCTTTGCCTCAATGCGGTTTGGGCCTTGTGTcatatttttccccctctgggCTTGTGCAGCTGATTGGCCGGTTTCTGTCCCCCGCCCACACGCAGGCAGTTCCTGTGGAGCTTCCGTTTGCCAGGGGAGGCGCAGAAGATCGACCGCATGATGGAGGCCTTCGCCCAGCGCTACTGCCAGTGCAACTCTGGAGTCTTTCAgtccacaggtgtgtgtgtgcgtgagcgtgagcgtgagcgtgagcgtgtgcgtgtgcgtgtgcgtgtgtgtgtgtgcatgtgtgtgtgtgtgtgtgtgtgtgtgtgtgtctgtggtcctTCTGCCAGTGCAGatcatgtgcatgtgagtgcagtAAAAGCTTCACTCTGCTCTAATGGCAGTTCTGTTGGAGGGGCCGTGGAGTGTGTGAATTATTGATGAGATTTTGGCTCTTCCTGAAGTGTTGGATGAGGTGCTGCGGTGTCAGCTGCTCTCCGATAACGTGATCAATCACTCACTCCGAGGTGCGCTCCCATTGGTCGCTGCGGGCGGTCATGTGACTGAATGGTCCTCTCTTCCTGCAGACACCTGCTACATCCTATCGTTTGCCATCATCATGCTGAACACCAGCCTGCACAACCCCAACGTCAAGGACAAGCCCACGGTGGAGCGATTCATATCCATGAACCGGGGCATCAACGATGGGGGCGATCTGCCGGAGGACCTGCTCAGAGTCAGTATGAACATCAGCACTGCTGGCTGCCCTGGTCCTCtgtctgaaccccccccccccatactcaGAGCTCTGTCCTACCCCCCTCATATTCAGAGCtctgtctgaccccccccccccccccatattcagagctctgtctgtctcccccctTAGTGTGAGACTTTGTATTTATTCTAATATCTGTAAGTTTCACACCTGTGCTGATCTGTCACTGTGCTGATCACTAGGTTTTACACCTGTGCTGATCTTTCAGTCACTGTGCTGATCTGTCATTGTGCTGATCTCTCAGTCACTGTGCTGATCTGTGTAGGTTTTACACCTGTGCTGATCTCTCAGTCACTGCGCCGATCTCCATAGGTTTCACACTTGTGCtgatctctcctcctctctccttctgcagAACCTGTACGACAGCATCAAGAATGAACCATTCAAGATCCCAGAGGATGATGGGAACGACCTGACGCACACGTTCTTCAACCCCGACCGCGAGGGCTGGCTGCTCAAATTGGGTGAGTGGAACTTTTACCAGGGCCACAAACCGTCTGAGAATAGATCCCCCCAATACTTAAACATCATCCCCATTCTCATTAAAACTGCTACTGCTGCAACTGAGAATACAAATCACTGGTCTTTACactagagtgagtgagtgagcgagagtgtgagtgagtgagtgtgtgagtgtgtttgtgaatttgCATTTGCGTGCATGCGTTCAGGCATCGGGAGAATGCAGCACTCAACCAATACATTATTGATGCTGCCTTGAGATCAAACGTGTACATTAATATTTGAAAGCAGGCACATCCACAGACGCACAAGCACCCTCGCAGGACCCTCGCTGCCCTTTGAAAGGAGACGCAGAGCGAATGGCTCCTGCTTTCTGCATCTCCTTATGCATTTCAACACGATAAAAACTTGTTCGGATTTACacaaaatttgattgacagatGAGGATAATAAGACAGCCGCTTTTGCTTTTCGGCAGGATGAGTCAGAAGGAGGCAGCCTCATACTCTTATGAAGTCAGTGATGTTGCAGGGTTCCAGTGCAAGTTTCTCTATAAAGATTCCATACCAGAATTACACACCAGGGTTCCACACCAGAGTTCTGTATCAGGGTGTCAAACAAAGGTTGTTCTTCAGTGTTATGTTCCAGGGTTCTGCACTAGCGTGTTCTGTTAGGGTTCTATACTGTGGTTCCCTGGGTTCTGCAGGGCAGCTGACAGCGTAGTGAGCCCCAGTGCCAGCACCATGGCCCTACACCTGTCCAGCTCCGTGCCCCAGCCTGGTCTCAGGCCTCTGTTCTCCGGTGTGGAATCACATGAGCGAATTAACTATCCTTTCTCCTGTGAATAATTGAGGAGGGTGATTTAACACGAGGATGAAGGTCAGAATCACTGGATGAGCTGGTGACGAGGGGGAATCCTCTGGTCTCTCTGAGCGGAGGTGTGTGGACATTCTCCAGTGGTGCTGTGATGCAGCTGTGAGACTGCctgacacagcacacacacacacacacacacagtcatactcactcacacgcacactcacacactctctctctctctcacacaaacacactgacactctctctctctcacacactctctctctctctctctctctctctctctctctctcacacacacacactcacacacagtcactctctctctctctcatacatgcacacagtcatcccctaaccccaaccactacatgcctaaccttaaccctaaccttaccaTACGTCCTAACACTAAAACAGCCTCCTGAcattgtggggaccagcaaaaaggtccccacaaagatacattttcctcatctttctatccttctGAGGACATTCGGTTCCcacaaagatagtattacaagttcacacacacacacacacacacacagagtcccaGGTGAAAACACAGCTCCACTGGAGAATCGTCCTCTCAGTGTGTGGTCCCAGGGGCCCCCAGTCCAGGTCCTGCAGGTCTGCTGTCCAGAGAGCAGTTTCCCGCTCTCAGCCAGTGCGTTAGCTGCCTGGGCTCCATGGAAACCTCCTGTACAGCTCTCCTTAGGACCCGGACTGACCTATCCCATGGTCCAGAGCAAGTGTGGTGCAATGCTCCCTATCAGAGGGCCTGCGAGCAGGCCTCTGTGTCATAATCTCTCAAAAAAAGGATCAATTATGACTGAAACTTGCTGAATATGCATGACTAAAACACTCCCCAGTTTTTTTGGCTAGTGACGCCCCCTTGTGGCCAGCTTTAGAAGCGCCTGCCACAGGTTTTATTTTGCCTCCACAAAAAGAGAGCCGTGGTGCTCCAACATTTGAACGTTTAAATCGGATATAATTTTAAGacaatatttaaatttgtcaCCGTGTTCTCAACCTATTCTGGCAGAAATGAATGACACGTGAGAAGTATTGCACCAAGCTCGTCCTTTGTTCCATTAAGCAGTACGGTGTAATTTacttatcattttaatttaatttttgtttccttttcttcctcgtttgtttgtctgtttgtttgttttccatgaTTTTGGCTGTTGTCTTTCCTCAGGAGGTATGTACAACTGTTCTCGTCGCCGTGCCGACGTTCTGCCCGCGGGTGCTTTTGGTGGTCCGCCATGCTTTGgttcttgttctgttttgttttgtttttttccccgtttcAGTTGCCAACTTAACGGTTTCCTTTCTTTCAGTTTGGTTTTTGGTTTGTGCCTCAGTTGTTTAAGTTAGTTTTCTatacgtttgtttgtttgtttgtttgttcgttggGTTTTTTTCTTGAAGCTGGTGGGTTGTCCATGTGCTGCTTCTTTTCTGTGGGTGCCGGGTGCTTGCGGTGGTGACCCACGGCCAGGCGGACTGTGGGCCACCCAGAGACGCTTTGTGACCACTGTAGTGGAGAGTTAGCCCTCTCTCTCGTTTGCTGTGGTGCTCAATCTCTTGGGCCTCTGTTTTGGAAGCTGCAGTCATTCCCTTTCCGAACCCCAAGCTCCACTGAGTTACAACAGGGAGACTCAATTAACCACCATTCATCTTGAACGTTTTGAATTATCTCGAATTTGCAGTCACACACAATCCAAACTTAAAATTTAAAGAACAAAacctgtggaaaaaaagtttaacattttggaTCTGTAAGGATGTGGTTTCTTATTTGTAATATCAATACAATCACTttgagactgagagaggagcTCTTGCTTGACATAACATTCTCTGATTGGACGACGGGAGTGATCTTTAGAACCCTATTCGCTGATGGGCACAGAAACCTTCTCCCTTAAAGAACCCCTCACTAATTGGTTGGCAACAATCCTGACCTCTTGGTTTCCCTCTCTGATTGACAAACTGGAGGCTCTTTGTGATTGGATGAAAAGGGAATACTGCACCTGTACCAAAGCAGCACAAGCTGTGTGCCTATCTGTGCTCTAAATGACACTGGAGATTGACAgtgtgcctggg
This window encodes:
- the cyth1a gene encoding cytohesin-1a isoform X3, producing the protein MDEENYVPNDLTPEEQQELENIRRRKLELLEDIQRLKDEIAEVTNEIENLGSTEERKNMQRNKQVAMGRKKFNMDPKKGIQFLIENDLLKNTCEDIAQFLYKGEGLNKTAIGDYLGERDDFNIQVLHAFVELHEFTDLNLVQALRQFLWSFRLPGEAQKIDRMMEAFAQRYCQCNSGVFQSTDTCYILSFAIIMLNTSLHNPNVKDKPTVERFISMNRGINDGGDLPEDLLRNLYDSIKNEPFKIPEDDGNDLTHTFFNPDREGWLLKLGGGRVKTWKRRWFILTDNCLYYFEYTTDKEPRGIIPLENLSIREVEDKKPNCFELFIPDNKDQVIKACKTEADGRVVEGNHTFYRISAPTTEEKDEWINSIKAAISRDPFYEMLAARKKKVSSMKRH
- the cyth1a gene encoding cytohesin-1a isoform X2, yielding MVLKSEDGVVPNDLTPEEQQELENIRRRKLELLEDIQRLKDEIAEVTNEIENLGSTEERKNMQRNKQVAMGRKKFNMDPKKGIQFLIENDLLKNTCEDIAQFLYKGEGLNKTAIGDYLGERDDFNIQVLHAFVELHEFTDLNLVQALRQFLWSFRLPGEAQKIDRMMEAFAQRYCQCNSGVFQSTDTCYILSFAIIMLNTSLHNPNVKDKPTVERFISMNRGINDGGDLPEDLLRNLYDSIKNEPFKIPEDDGNDLTHTFFNPDREGWLLKLGGGRVKTWKRRWFILTDNCLYYFEYTTDKEPRGIIPLENLSIREVEDKKPNCFELFIPDNKDQVIKACKTEADGRVVEGNHTFYRISAPTTEEKDEWINSIKAAISRDPFYEMLAARKKKVSSMKRH
- the cyth1a gene encoding cytohesin-1a isoform X4, translating into MQRNKQVAMGRKKFNMDPKKGIQFLIENDLLKNTCEDIAQFLYKGEGLNKTAIGDYLGERDDFNIQVLHAFVELHEFTDLNLVQALRQFLWSFRLPGEAQKIDRMMEAFAQRYCQCNSGVFQSTDTCYILSFAIIMLNTSLHNPNVKDKPTVERFISMNRGINDGGDLPEDLLRNLYDSIKNEPFKIPEDDGNDLTHTFFNPDREGWLLKLGGGRVKTWKRRWFILTDNCLYYFEYTTDKEPRGIIPLENLSIREVEDKKPNCFELFIPDNKDQVIKACKTEADGRVVEGNHTFYRISAPTTEEKDEWINSIKAAISRDPFYEMLAARKKKVSSMKRH
- the cyth1a gene encoding cytohesin-1a isoform X1; this encodes MQRNKQVAMGRKKFNMDPKKGIQFLIENDLLKNTCEDIAQFLYKGEGLNKTAIGDYLGERDDFNIQVLHAFVELHEFTDLNLVQALRQFLWSFRLPGEAQKIDRMMEAFAQRYCQCNSGVFQSTDTCYILSFAIIMLNTSLHNPNVKDKPTVERFISMNRGINDGGDLPEDLLRNLYDSIKNEPFKIPEDDGNDLTHTFFNPDREGWLLKLGGRVKTWKRRWFILTDNCLYYFEYTTDKEPRGIIPLENLSIREVEDKKPNCFELFIPDNKDQVIKACKTEADGRVVEGNHTFYRISAPTTEEKDEWINSIKAAISRDPFYEMLAARKKKVSSMKRH